AATTGTAGAAATACCCATTTCTTCGTAAATTTGTCTTACTCTGTCTATGAAGGGCGTAATAGGCTCTTTTTCTTTTGCCACGAGTTTTTGCATCCTTGCATCCCTTATCATAAAATTTGTAGCACAGGTATCCTCATCCAGTAAAAGAAGGCTCGTTCCAATTTCTACCGCTTCCATAATATTTGCTGCCTGGGATGTGCTTCCGCTGGCATTTTCTGTTGAAAACCTCTTGGTATCCTGACCGTCGGGAAGGTTTGCAATAAAGGGGCTAATATCTACTTTTTCCACCCTCCTTCCGTCTTCCGCTCGTATTTTTACCGCATCTTTCACCGTAATGACAAATTCCCTGCCGTCCCCCGGAATATGATTATAAACTCCCCTTTCAAGGGCTTTCAAAAGGGTGGTTTTGCCATGATACCCTCCGCCTACAATAAGAGTAACACCTTTTTTTATACCCATTCCGGTAATTTTCCCGTTATTGGGCAGTTCAATTTCAACCCTCAAACTTTCCGGTGATATAAAAGGGATGACCTTGCCCTTTTTTAAGGGTTTATCGCTTATTCCGCTTTCCCGTGGCAAAATAGAGCCGTCTTTTATAAAAGCTATCAATCCGATATCCAAAAGAATTTTTCTTATATATTCTTGATCCTCATAAAGTTTCACCCATTTTTCGGCTTCTTTTTTATCGTAATTTTCATAGGTAAGAGCCCTTTTTACCAATATCGGTAAAAATTCAAAGAAAATTCGTTCTGCGGATTTAGAATTAATTTTTCGACCGAATGCCGGAAGGCCTATGCTTATCCTTGCCTCGACGAAATCATTGTCTATTTTTACTGAAGTTCTCTCAAGGATTTCCTGCCCTCCGCAGTCAATAAATATAACTCCACTATTACCCGTTCCCTTGAGCTTCGGTAATTTCAATATTTCCCCATATATCTTTCTTGATATGTAATCTTCAAAAGCTATTTTGCGCTCTTTTGTAGAAAATAGCTTCCCCTCAAAGCCCGATTCTTTCATGCTAACCCTTACCCTGACACGGGAAGGAGGTGCAAAGGGGTCGGACTGAACATGGTCTATAAAAAGTGTAAATTGTCCAAAATCGTATACCCCTTCAATATCCTTGTAAGCTTTGTATCCTTTATTATTTATTCTGTTCAAGGTTTCATATAACTCCATCTTATTCTTCATTCAATTCACCTCATTAATATATTGTTTAATTACTACTTTTCATTTATATTATAACTTTTAATGCGAAAATTCAAAGATTAAGAAAAAAAGAAGGCCTTTTAGGCCTCCTTTTTTTCTTCCTGAATGTCTTCCAGCTTAATAATCTTGTCTATGGAAATATCCACCTTTTCCACTTTGTATCCCGTTAAGGTCTCAACTTCACTTATAATCTTTTCTCTGACCTTTTGTGCCACCTCAGGAATTTTCACCCCATAAATTACGCTAAGATTTACTTCAAAAGAAACCGTCCCTATATTGTCCTCAGCATCCACGGGATCCCGTTTTTTAACCTTTATCTGAGGAGCAAATCTTTCGGTAAAAGCTTTGGTAATACCCGAAAAAGTCCATTTCTTTTCCTCTCTTATCACATCTTCCACTTTATGCATGGCTTCCTTCGCAATTTCAAAAAACACTGATTCACTTATAGATGTTCTACCATCTACCATGGTCTTGCCTCCTTTGTAATTTTTATTTCTTATATATTTTATTATACCATAATATTCCTTTAAATTATTTTTAATTTTTTTATTTTTTCTTCAGATTTTCGATTTCTTTCAACCTTTCTGCATAAAACTTTTCCTTTCCCTGGTCCGTTGGGAAATAATACCTTGCTCCTTTTAGATTTTCGGGTAAACATTCCATATCCGCTACCTTTTCTTTATAGTCATGAGCGTATTTATAACCCTTACCGTATCCCAGTTCTTCCATTAAAGGTGTAGGCGCATTCCTCAGATGTAATGGAACCGGCTCTGCTAAGTAATTTATCGCATCCTCTCTTGCCTTATTATATGCAGTATAAAGGGCATTAGATTTTGGGCAAAGGGCTAAATATACCGCTGCTTGAGCAAGATTCAACGCTGCTTCCGGCAATCCAACAAATTGAACTGCCTGAAAAGCTGAAACTGTGATTAGCAAAGCTTCCGGATCCGCAAGACCTACGTCCTCCGAAGCCACCCTTATCAACCTTCGCGCTATATAAAGTGGATCTTCGCCCGATTCTATCATTCGGGCAAGCCAGTAAAGCGTTGCATCTACATCGCTGTTTCGGATAGACTTATGAAGGGTGGAAATCAAGTTATAATGCTCTTCGCCTTTTTTATCGTAAAGCAAAACCTTCTTTTGAAGGGCATCTTCAATTTCTTTAAGGGTAATATTATAAGTTCCGTCATCCGCTATCGCAGCCTTTAAAAAAGCAAGTTCCAAGGTATTCAACGCAACCCTGGCATCTCCATTGGAGAAACTTGCAATCCTGTAAAGGAGATCCTCTTTTAGCTTTATTTTGTACCTCCCCAGGCCCCGCTCCTCATCCCTTAACGCCTTTTTTAATATTTTTACGATATCCTCTTCTTTTAAAGGATTCAATACTAATACTTTCAAACGGGACAGTAATGCGGAATTAAGCTCAAAGGAAGGATTTTCGGTGGTAGCTCCAATTAAAATAATGTCCCCTCTTTCCACATAGGGTAAAAATGCATCCTGCTGGGCCTTATTGAACCGATGTATTTCATCCACAAATAAGATGGTTCTTACACCGAATCTTTTATTTTCCTGGGCTTCCTTCATAACTTCTTTTATTTCCCCTATTCCAGACATCACCGCACTGAAATTTAAAAACTTAGCATCCACCTTTTTTGAAATAATCATTGCAAGGGTAGTTTTTCCCACACCCGGTGGTCCCCAAAAAACCATCGAGGGAATATTTTTGCTTTCGATAAGTTGCCTTAAAAGTCCCTTTTCCGAAAGAAGGTGCTCCTGACCTGTAAATTCATCAAAATCTCTTGGACGCATTCTTTCTGCCAATGGGATATTAATTTTTTTATTATTATCAAAAATGGAAGATTGAATATCCATAAACCTTTCCCTTCTTTAATGCACAATATTAAAATCTTCATACTTGTTTTGATAATCCTGTATTTTCGTATCTATTCGTTCCACTTTTGCCCATCTTACACCGTTTTTAATAAAATTAAGTAATGTGTCTATTTTATCCCCATCACCTTCCACTTCCAATTCCACGCTAAAATCCGGCATATTTTTTACATAACCTTTCAGTCCCAATTCCTTAGCTTTCATCAATACGGAATACCTTAGTCCCACTCCCTGAACTATCCCGTAAATTCTTGCGTATACCGTCTTTTTCATGTTTACCCCCTGCCATAACTTTCTTTTACTTATATTTTATCTTTTTTTCCTCTCCTTTTTAACTTATAATTATATCATGATAAAAAAATTATTATATATACTGTAATGGGAGGAAATTTTTATGAGTTTCATAGACTTAAGAAGCGATACGGTTACTCTCCCCACTCCTGAAATGCGCGAAGCTATGTATAAGGCTGAGGTAGGAGATGATGTATACGGTGAAGACCCCACGGTAAACAGATTAGAAGAAATGGCGGCTGAAATTATGGGAAAAGAAGCTGCCCTATTTGTGACAAGCGGTACCCAGGGCAATCAAATAGCAGTAATGACCCATACCCAGCCTGGAGATGAAATTATTCTGGAAGAACGCAGTCACATAATTACCTATGAAGTTGGTGGAATTGGGAGACTTTCGGGAGTTCAGGCTAAAACAATTTACGGTAAATACGGTTTTATGTCTCCAGAAGATATCGAAGCATCCATAAGGGAAGAAAACATTCACTACCCCCGCACTTCTTTGATTTGTATTGAAAACACCCACAACCGGGCTGGGGGTACGGTAATGCCCTTAAATTTATTAAAAAAGACAAAAGAAGTTGCCGAAAAATACGGCATCCCGGTACATATGGACGGGGCGAGAATTTTCAATGCGGCTACTTATCTTGGGGTGGATGTTAAAGAAATTGCAAAGTACGCCGATAGTATAATGTTTTGTCTTTCAAAAGGATTATGCGCTCCTGTAGGTTCGATGCTCGTGGGTACAAAAAAATTTATAGATAAAGCACGGAAGTTCAGAAAAATGCTGGGAGGTGGACTGCGACAGGCAGGCTTTCTTGCAGCCTGCGGCATAATTGCTTTAGAAAAGATGACAAAAAGGCTAAAGGAAGACCACGAAAACGCGCGGATTCTTGCCGAAGGTCTGGCAAAGATTCCGGCAATAGCATTGGATTTAAACACCGTTCAGACCAACATAGTGATCTGCGATATATCGGGTTTAAAAATGAACGGAAATGAATTTTCTAAAATGCTTTTAAAAAATGGAATTAAAGTAAACGGCTCGAATAATTCTTATGTCAGATTCGTTACTCACTACGGTATCAGTAAAGAAGATATATTATACACCCTTGAAGTAATAGAAAAATTAACGACAATTTAAAAAATGGAGGCAGGCAATGAATAAAAACTTTGGCAAATGGTTTTTAACAAAGGTCAAAAAAGCTATTATAAATTACAATATGATAGAAAATAATGACAAAATTGCCGTAGGAGTCTCCGGCGGAAAGGATTCAACAGCGCTACTATATATTCTTGACCTGGTTAGGAAAAATTCGCCTCTGAATTTCGATATAGTTGCCATTTCCGTAGACTTAGGTTTTGGAATGGATTATGCACCTTTAAAAGAATTTTGTGAAAAAATTAATATCCCTTTGCATATAGTTCCTTCAGAAATTGGAAAAATTGTCTTTGAAATCCGAAAGGAAAAAAATCCATGCTCTTTGTGCTCCAAAATGAGAAGGGGCGCTTTAGACAGTGCGGCTGTGGAGCTCGGGTGCAATAAGGTAGCCCTTGCCCATCATGCAGATGATGCCTCCGAAACTCTTCTTTTAAATTTAATTTTTACCGGCAGGTTTTCCACCTTTGAGCCAAAAACCTATCTTTCAAGAAAAAATGTTACTTTAATTAGACCCTTAATTTACCTTAAAGAGCAAACGTTAAAATCCATCGTCAAATCGCAGAATCTTCCGGTAATTGAATCCTCATGCCCGGCAACGGGTAAAACTTACAGAGAAGAAATGAAAAAATTAATAGATCGATTCGAATCCATATTTCCAAAAGCAAGGGATAACATTATCGCAGCTATTGATAGAAAAAGATTTTTCATGGAGGACAATTCTTTTAAAAATGAAGAATGGATAAGATCGGAAAATGGATTTTATGATAAAGAATAGGTAAATTAAAAATAGATAATAAAAAAGAGAGCAAGTTTTTGCTCTCTTTTTTATTTAATATAAATGGCATGCGACAAAGTGTCCGCTTGATACTTCTTTGAATTCAGGATCGTTTTCTTTACAAATGGGTTTGGCAAACCGGCACCTCTTAGCAAAACGGCATCCCCGGGGAGGGTTAATGGGGCTTGGTACGTCCCCTTCAAGTAGAATGCGTTTTTTGCTCCTTTCAATTTCAGGATCCGGTACGGGAATTGCCGACAGTAATGCTTGAGTATACGGGTGTAGAGGATTTTTATAAAGCTCTTCCGATTTTGTTAACTCCACCACTATACCAAGGTACATCACCGCAACTCTGTCCGAAACATACCTTACAACCGATAGATCGTGTGCAATAAAAAGATAAGTGAGTTTCATTTTCTGCTGCAGGTCCATTAGCAAATTAATTATCTGGGCCTGAATCGATACGTCCAACGCGGAAATAGGCTCATCGCATACTATAAATTTTGGTTCTACCGCCAGAGCACGGGCAATTCCTATTCTCTGGCGCTGTCCACCGGAGAATTCATGAGGGAAACGGTTTGCGTGTTCCTTATTAAGGCCAACTGTCCTTAATAGTTCGTAGATCCTTTCTGTCCTGTCTTTTCCGCTGTAAAGGCCGTGTATATCGATACCTTCTCCTATGATATCACCAACGGTCATTCTGGGATTTAAAGAAGCATAAGGATCTTGAAAGATCATTTGAGCCTTTCTGTTGAAATTCTTTAATTCCGCACCGGTCAATTTATGAACGTTTTTCCCCTCAAAAAGCACTTCCCCCTGGGTTGGTTCGTAAAGCCTTACTATGGTCCTGCCCAGGGTCGTTTTCCCGCATCCGCTTTCCCCTACAAGACCAAGGGTTTCTCCCTCTTCAATAAACAAATTAACATTATCCACAGCCTTAAGGATGGCATTTTTGCCAACTTTAAAGAATTTTTTTAAGTTATTTATTTCTACCAGATTATTTTTCCCATTACTCATTTACCGCCACCCCTTTTCCGATAGGAGGTATCACCTTGGGTGCCATCGGATGTTTTAACCAGCACGCTACTTGATGT
The window above is part of the Thermovenabulum gondwanense genome. Proteins encoded here:
- a CDS encoding replication-associated recombination protein A, producing the protein MDIQSSIFDNNKKINIPLAERMRPRDFDEFTGQEHLLSEKGLLRQLIESKNIPSMVFWGPPGVGKTTLAMIISKKVDAKFLNFSAVMSGIGEIKEVMKEAQENKRFGVRTILFVDEIHRFNKAQQDAFLPYVERGDIILIGATTENPSFELNSALLSRLKVLVLNPLKEEDIVKILKKALRDEERGLGRYKIKLKEDLLYRIASFSNGDARVALNTLELAFLKAAIADDGTYNITLKEIEDALQKKVLLYDKKGEEHYNLISTLHKSIRNSDVDATLYWLARMIESGEDPLYIARRLIRVASEDVGLADPEALLITVSAFQAVQFVGLPEAALNLAQAAVYLALCPKSNALYTAYNKAREDAINYLAEPVPLHLRNAPTPLMEELGYGKGYKYAHDYKEKVADMECLPENLKGARYYFPTDQGKEKFYAERLKEIENLKKK
- a CDS encoding tRNA lysidine(34) synthetase, translated to MNKNFGKWFLTKVKKAIINYNMIENNDKIAVGVSGGKDSTALLYILDLVRKNSPLNFDIVAISVDLGFGMDYAPLKEFCEKINIPLHIVPSEIGKIVFEIRKEKNPCSLCSKMRRGALDSAAVELGCNKVALAHHADDASETLLLNLIFTGRFSTFEPKTYLSRKNVTLIRPLIYLKEQTLKSIVKSQNLPVIESSCPATGKTYREEMKKLIDRFESIFPKARDNIIAAIDRKRFFMEDNSFKNEEWIRSENGFYDKE
- the ltaE gene encoding low-specificity L-threonine aldolase; amino-acid sequence: MSFIDLRSDTVTLPTPEMREAMYKAEVGDDVYGEDPTVNRLEEMAAEIMGKEAALFVTSGTQGNQIAVMTHTQPGDEIILEERSHIITYEVGGIGRLSGVQAKTIYGKYGFMSPEDIEASIREENIHYPRTSLICIENTHNRAGGTVMPLNLLKKTKEVAEKYGIPVHMDGARIFNAATYLGVDVKEIAKYADSIMFCLSKGLCAPVGSMLVGTKKFIDKARKFRKMLGGGLRQAGFLAACGIIALEKMTKRLKEDHENARILAEGLAKIPAIALDLNTVQTNIVICDISGLKMNGNEFSKMLLKNGIKVNGSNNSYVRFVTHYGISKEDILYTLEVIEKLTTI
- a CDS encoding acylphosphatase; translated protein: MKKTVYARIYGIVQGVGLRYSVLMKAKELGLKGYVKNMPDFSVELEVEGDGDKIDTLLNFIKNGVRWAKVERIDTKIQDYQNKYEDFNIVH
- a CDS encoding Asp23/Gls24 family envelope stress response protein, with product MVDGRTSISESVFFEIAKEAMHKVEDVIREEKKWTFSGITKAFTERFAPQIKVKKRDPVDAEDNIGTVSFEVNLSVIYGVKIPEVAQKVREKIISEVETLTGYKVEKVDISIDKIIKLEDIQEEKKEA
- a CDS encoding ABC transporter ATP-binding protein, with amino-acid sequence MSNGKNNLVEINNLKKFFKVGKNAILKAVDNVNLFIEEGETLGLVGESGCGKTTLGRTIVRLYEPTQGEVLFEGKNVHKLTGAELKNFNRKAQMIFQDPYASLNPRMTVGDIIGEGIDIHGLYSGKDRTERIYELLRTVGLNKEHANRFPHEFSGGQRQRIGIARALAVEPKFIVCDEPISALDVSIQAQIINLLMDLQQKMKLTYLFIAHDLSVVRYVSDRVAVMYLGIVVELTKSEELYKNPLHPYTQALLSAIPVPDPEIERSKKRILLEGDVPSPINPPRGCRFAKRCRFAKPICKENDPEFKEVSSGHFVACHLY